From the Melospiza georgiana isolate bMelGeo1 chromosome 4, bMelGeo1.pri, whole genome shotgun sequence genome, the window AGCCCTTACAAGCAGGCAGAGATGCACAGTCGTGTAGCTCCACACTCAGGCTGTGAGCTGCTATTGTGACCCTTCCAAGATGGATGGGAAGGAGCATGCGGGTCTGGACACATGCTCAGGGTGCTCAGCTCCTACCTCATTTTATCTGAGTCAGGATAGGACCTTCCCAATCAGCAGAGGACAGAATGGACCACCTCTGCCTCCTGTCTTGGAAGGTAGGCTGTGCATTGCTTTTCCCTAGACACTTCCTTGTGGCTCCCACATTTGATAATCCAAAAGATTAAATAATAATAGTGTTGTAATAATACTCCCCTCTGTCAGATTATTCCAGCGTGGAGTTCCACATCTTACTCACCGTGGGAAGAGTTCAGGGGGCTGGTCAAATACTCCTGATTTCTGCAGtgaagagaaaagcagcagtgagaaATCTGGAGTAGGCAATGTGGAGAGAAGAGTGGGGCAGGAGACACTGCACACATGGAGGAAGATTTCACAAAACACTTAGGTGAGTTAGGAGCCCAAGTCCTCTTAACAGGGCTCTGACTCCTTATTCAGTCAAGCTTTGCAAAAGTCCACAAATTCCCCACTGTAGATAACACCCCGAATATTGTTGTGGGGGGTTGTCCCTACACCACAGGTTCCTTACTCCCCTTGGACATCTTCCTTTGCTTTGGGGAAGAAAGGAGATGACTCAGATCCCCAAAATGTCATATCTGAAGAGCACAGCAAACAGTGACAGTCTGAGCTACATTTcaccctccagcacagccagagatGCCCCCTCATATTGCCCACACACCCTGGCAAAAAGTCTGTGGTCCATGCCCTCACGTGCTCCCTGCATCCACGGGGAACTCCAGAGCTGTACCTACCTACCCTGCAACACATATTACTGAAAAGTGGACAAACCTGATGCACAAAGTTGGACCTAGGCCCTGTGGCCCTTATTCTTGGCCAGTGGATAGTGAAGGATCAGTGACATCTGACCTGCTAAAGTACTCTGGTGGCAGACAAGAAAGCCACACCTGGCTATCTGGCATCCAGTTGGGAAGTCACACCCATTtgtttgtggctcagctggggGTGTCTTGGGCATACATTTAAAGCAAAGCTGAGTCTTTCCAAATTAGTCTTTCCCTGCTTTATAGAGAGGTTCCCCACTCTGCCATGCTGTTCCAAATGCTGCACACTTTTCATGACTCAGTCCCAGGTCTATCCCTACACTCTAGCCCTGGGGCAGGATGAAAACCCAGTGACCCAGAGGGACAGGAAGGCTGCAGAGGTTGTTCCCCATGTTGTGCACCCTGAGGCTACCTGAAACCACAGAGCAGGacataaaggggaaaaaaagagtgatTAAATGTTGCAGTTTTCAGTTCTTTGAGACATTCAATTGCTTGCAACCTTGTGCTGGCCTGGAACCAGTTACTGTGGAAAAGGTTTTCCAGTGAGACTGAGGAAGTCATGCCCCATGGGCAGCACTGTTCTTTCCTCCCCCAGGTCGTCACCTTTAACTTGGGTCTCCCAGTCAATTCCCTACTGCTGGAAGCAATGGTAAGTGGAGGACTTCCTTCTCAGTATGCCATCCATAAACCATGAGTTGGACACAACTTGTTCTAAGGCTCCTAAATatagctgtgctgtgccctcagcctctgctcccagcttttCCCTACCCCAGCTGTGAGTTTAAGCCAACCCTCATGTGAATTTAAAAGAGGAGCCCTATGAAACTCTTCTCCATTCTCTGAAGGGAGAAGAAGGATGGCATCTCTGTTAGCTGGTCACCCACTCCCAGACCAGCCTGGTCACTCCATGGTCCTACTATTAGCAGAAAGAAGTGCTGCCCTGGAGCCACCAGAAATCAGGCTGGGAGGTCATGGAGAAAAGGACTGAACTGAAGGGTCCCTGGTGagcaaaaagagagagagatgagaagggcaggggcaggaaagCAGTCCCTTGGGGGAGCAAAGCCAGGCACACTGAGGATCTGCACACAACAGGAAGACTGGCAGGGGTCATCAGACAGGGTGGCATGTGAACAGACTGGGTGAGAAAGACTGGTGCTAGCAAGActcaggaaagcagcaggtCCCTTCACCAACATCAGAAAGGTGATTTTCTCTCTCTACAGGCCAAAGCAGAACAGGTGTGCCTTGGAGGATGAAAGTCAGATAGGGCCCCCTTCACACACACCCGCCACAGcgtcactgctgctgcactcACCTTGGAGCCAGAAGTGACTGGGGTGATCACCCCGCTCTGGTGGCTGCTGGCACCCACTGACAGGGGAGGTGGGGTGGGCAcgctgggctgggcagcagcaggccaGTAACTGCTGGAGGATGGAGTGCTGGGACGGTCCAGGATGTCATCCATGCTGTGACTGCTCCGCAGCGGGAAGGACCTGAGCAAAGCAGAGGACAGTGAGGTGAGAGCCAGAAAGCGGGgatcagggagcagcacaggtgcTAGCACAACATGGGATGTCTCTGGAGGAAATGCACCTGTCTTGGACTGGCCCAGCTGCAAGAACCTTGGAGATGAGATTGCACAAGTTATGGGAACTGCCTAGGGGAGCCTGCGAGGTCCCAGGGCACAGTGAGGCTCTTGGCAGGTCCTACAGCATGGGAACCCTGCAGCGCTCCATGGGGCACACTTTGAACAATTACCCCACTGGATTTGTGGTGTACCAGGAGCTCTGCCTGGCCAGTTGCCATCCTGTTACCTGGTGTCTGGCTCCTCCATCTCCCTTGTATTCTCCAAAGGCTTGACATAAGCTTCAGGGAACCAGCCACACCtagggcacaggaacagagcCAAATGAGGTCAAGGCAGCTGTGGCTTGTGGTTCTTCAGATCCGTTTGCTAAACACTTTTGATCTGCACCCATCTCACACATCAATCAAGCCACGTTTGCCACTACCATGTGTGACAGGGCTCCTGCACTTCTGTCACCTATAGATGGGGCACAGGGCTTATCGTGGGATGGACCTTGAGCTTGGAGCAGGACTCACTTATCTCAGGAGCTGTGCAAAACCTGGGAGCAATGCTGGTGCAATCCAGCAAGAGACACTCCAACCAACCACAATCACAAGGAAGCTGTGGAAAACTCATCCAGGGATTTTACAGCAGCTCCACTCCAGAAACAGCTGCCCAAAGAAAGGCACTGCTTTTGTTCATCTCGCATCTGTGAGCATTCCTGCAGTCCACATCCTCTATGGAACGGGGCAGGCTTTACACCCAGATGTTGGCTGGCAGAGCCACAGCGAGTAATTCAGTAAGTGCTTGGTGCAGCAGTTTCcgtgccctgcctgtgctggaggcTGTGGCAGCAGTTGCAGCGTGAGCTAAGAAATGCCAGGCCTCTCAGGTAACTCCAGCAGTTCGTGGCCCTGAGCTGGATCCCATGACAGGAGTCACTCAGTCATGCAGGCCAGGAGGGGCTCACTGCATCCCTGGCTCTTCCACCCAAAGCCCCCGGAGGTTCCCCAGGCAGCCCATCCACACCCGCCCTGCCACAGCACATCTCCATCTCCTTGGCACGGAGAGCCCGCATCCCTGAGGACACAGCGCTGCCCCACTGCGATGGTGGGTGGGACACGGAGCCCAGGCCTCACCAGGAGGCTGGGGGGGTGGTCATTTTGGGGTTAACCCTCCCAGCTCCAGACTCAACAAGCCTGCATCCATCCACTTTACAGCAGCAGCGTCACGTACGTGGATGAGCCCTCCAGCTTGCCGTAGAGCCAGCCATTCTGCGCCTCTGGCCTCAGCACCGCGATGACATCCCCGGGCTCGAACGGCAGCAGGGTCCGGTTGGCGCCTGTCGTGTGGGGCACGATGGCCTGGACCCTCGTGGTGCCACCACTCCTCTTCCTGCCCTCGCTGCCAGCGCTGGCCTCACCAAAGGAGCCCGAACGGGATGTGCGGCCCGCGGGCAGCAAACCTGCGGGGAGGCACCCAAGGGTCTGGCTGGAGGCTGGCATCCtcctgcaggaccctgctcctcAAAGGGACCACTGCTTTCCAGTCAAGGAATTGCTCTAGGGGAGGAGCAGATGGCCTTTCACAGCATGGGAAAAGCAGGGTGAGCATCCTGCAGGAGACAATCCATTCAAGCCAAACCCACTTGTTTTGCACTGTGTCCTCTCTGGCCAAATGCCCAGAGCATAAGCACTGCATGCCCTGGCTGACAGTCCTCTTCCTGCCCTGCTAGAGCTACTGATTATTTGGataatttctctctctccctgtcctttttttacttcttttacaAACTTTAGGCTAAAATTtctcaggaaggaaaagcaggtgTGTCACGGGTTAAGCGGCTGGGTGTCATAGGGCAAGCTAATATTTAATCTGGTAGTATGAGAGAACAGGCTTTACTAAAATGGGAATTCTAGCAAGAACCAGTTCTTGTAGTTCGAGGAGCCTTGAAAATTGTACATTCATAAGTTCCCCACCTCACACAGCCTGGCCTTGCCCTGGATGGACTCTGCCCTGAAGGCTGAGCTCACTTTCTACTTCAGCCTTGCCCTCTACAGCTCCCATAGACGCTGTCCTCTCACCATGCccaggaacagggctgaggtctGGTGCTCTGGTAGAGTGGTGGTCCCTTCCCAAACCCAACCCTATCCCCAGAGAGGTCCagcccctgtgtgtccccacagcACTGTTCCCAGAAGTGGGTCATACTGGCTGCTGACGGTGTCCTCCGCATTGGCCGTCTGGGAGACTCTGGCTGAGGAGACATTCTCATTTCTGGAGGGTCTGGAGAGAAGATGCTGGATCTGCTCCCAGTCATAGAAGAAGCAAAGTCCCCAAGAGGTCTCTGGGGCTGTTGGAAAGAAAGGGCGTTGAACACACATCCATGAAGGCTGTGTTAGGCAGGAGATGCTCTGAGAAATATGCAGTCCCTCTTGGAAAGCCTAACTCAGCACATTCCTCCACTGCAGCCCACACACAGGCTCCTCTTCCTCTTGGCCAGGAAAGGTCACTGGAGATGGACAAGGCACCGTGGTTGGCCAAGGACGGACCTTGCCCTGCAGCCTCACCACCCAAGAGCCATTGAATATTTTGGGTTGGAACTTAAAGGCCATCTAGTCCAACCACATGAAATGAGCAAGGATGTCTTCAattagatcaggttgctcacaGCTCAGTTCAGCCTGAgcttgaacatttccagagatggggcatccaccacctctctgggcaacctgttccagtatcTCCCCAAAAAGGTTAAGCTGTCTGTGGCTCCTCACCATCTCGAGGTGGGTGGGCGTGAGTCGTCCTGGTGGGTATCCCTGGCCGtgggaggctgggagcagcccctgggggtGGCTGTTTGAGGGGTTACGGCtggcttccagctgctccttccaccGCGGTGCCTTGCTCTGGATCATGCCCCGAGCCTGGGGAGAAACAGACAAGAGGGGACGATGGGCAGGCAGACCAGCTACAGAGGGAGCCTAGGGCTTATACATGCATGAGAGACCAGGTCCTCCAAAAATTAGGCTTGTGGGAATGGCCaaacagctccctgcaggcaggaattTCCAGGATGGCATCCTCCAGCAGAGATCTTCCGGCCCCAAAGACCCTGCTAATAAACACCTACAGCACCTTTCCCTCCTCCgtcactcacacacacagctaACCCCATGCCAGCACCACGCTCAGCCCCAGACAAGTTCTCCCAGCCTAGTACAGCCAGCCTGAACCTCACAGCAAGAACCAGAACAGTTTCCTGCCCAGTCCATGCGCAGGTGCATCCTTCACCTGAGgatggctcagccctggctccctcctgcctgcacgctccccctccagccctgctgtctgctcccccagctctgctccccagcctggcagggctgtacCCTGCTGTAGAACTGGAGCAGAGTGTTGTAGAGCAGCTGGTGCTTCTCAGCCAGGAAGCGGTAGCGGCGTTTCTCCTCCAGCTCCGCCTCCCTCTGGCTCTCGGACACGAACGCCTGCATCTCCGAGCGCAGCCGCATCACGTTCTCCTGTCACCgggaaagaagggaggaagggatCAGCGAAAATCCAGCAGAGAGGACTCAGGGGAAGGGTTGGAAGGGGTCATAATGTCTATCAGCTTCCCAGTCCTCTTGcattgctgcagcagcacagaggagctAGAGCAGGGTACTGGGCATTAAGTCCTTCCTTCCTGAGGCTTCCTAAATGAGGAAAGGGCTTGGCAGGACTGACCACAGGTCAGTAGCACC encodes:
- the BAIAP2L2 gene encoding brain-specific angiogenesis inhibitor 1-associated protein 2-like protein 2, translating into MDLSYRSTISIYKSILEQFNPALENLVYLGNNYLRAFHALSKAAEVYFKAIEKIGEQALQSSTSHMLGEILMQMSDTQRLLSSDLEVVAQTFHVDLLQHMEKNSKMDVQFISESQKQYELEYQRRATNLDKCMAELWRMERARDKNAREMKENVMRLRSEMQAFVSESQREAELEEKRRYRFLAEKHQLLYNTLLQFYSRARGMIQSKAPRWKEQLEASRNPSNSHPQGLLPASHGQGYPPGRLTPTHLEMPQRPLGDFASSMTGSRSSIFSPDPPEMRMSPQPESPRRPMRRTPSAASLLPAGRTSRSGSFGEASAGSEGRKRSGGTTRVQAIVPHTTGANRTLLPFEPGDVIAVLRPEAQNGWLYGKLEGSSTCGWFPEAYVKPLENTREMEEPDTRSFPLRSSHSMDDILDRPSTPSSSSYWPAAAQPSVPTPPPLSVGASSHQSGVITPVTSGSKKSGVFDQPPELFPRGTNPFATVKLRPTVTNDRSAPIIR